In the genome of Synergistaceae bacterium, one region contains:
- the kdsB gene encoding 3-deoxy-manno-octulosonate cytidylyltransferase, translated as MRILGVIPARYASTRLPAKPLADVCGKTLVQRVYERASESGVLDRLVVATDDERIMEAVRGFGGEAVLTSPDHPDGTSRVAEAVRPFDCDIVLNIQGDEPLLDPVMVEEAANLLVEDETALSATLCSPLSNQALLDDPSAVKVVRDLRGFALYFSRSLIPFVRVSEGAPPVYEHIGIYSFRRDFLYRFVSLPPTPLSRAESLEQLKILEHGYNMKVGVTCGAKLGPSVDTPEDLEEVRRIIRGAGFNTP; from the coding sequence ATGAGGATACTTGGGGTCATCCCTGCGAGATACGCGTCCACCCGGCTTCCGGCCAAGCCGCTGGCCGACGTCTGCGGCAAGACGCTCGTCCAGAGGGTCTACGAGAGGGCGAGCGAGTCCGGCGTGCTGGACAGGCTGGTGGTCGCGACGGACGACGAGCGGATAATGGAGGCCGTAAGGGGCTTCGGCGGAGAGGCGGTTCTCACCTCGCCCGACCACCCGGACGGCACCAGCCGCGTCGCGGAGGCAGTCCGGCCGTTCGATTGCGACATAGTGCTGAACATCCAGGGGGACGAGCCGCTTCTCGATCCCGTCATGGTTGAAGAGGCGGCGAACCTTCTCGTCGAGGACGAGACGGCGCTGTCGGCGACCCTGTGTTCGCCCCTCTCCAACCAAGCGCTGCTGGACGACCCCTCTGCGGTGAAGGTCGTGCGCGACCTGCGGGGCTTCGCCCTTTACTTCAGCCGCAGCCTCATCCCCTTCGTCCGAGTGTCCGAGGGAGCGCCTCCCGTGTACGAGCACATAGGCATATACTCGTTCAGAAGGGATTTCCTCTACCGCTTCGTCTCCCTGCCGCCCACGCCTCTGTCGCGCGCAGAATCGCTGGAGCAGCTCAAGATACTGGAGCACGGCTACAACATGAAGGTCGGAGTCACCTGCGGCGCGAAGCTTGGCCCCAGCGTGGACACGCCCGAGGACCTAGAGGAGGTGCGCCGCATCATCCGCGGGGCGGGATTCAACACCCCCTGA
- a CDS encoding nucleoside-diphosphate sugar epimerase — protein sequence MPTERITRRDTALSGPSLIFIMSDLIRGHISQSRGLSGWLSRFTGADVVEMDVPAIEGKRRVELLKIKGRRLPAMKSLDLLAWLDETGGAPLFETARRELASRGLSGDGALFVAAGSSAAPFALALSRIVRGRSCVLMTPSAIPPSSFDFAVVPWHDHPRPELNVLTTLGAPNAIFPDELERRGWELAELYPPFEGSKGTWGLMIGGDDVNYEISAEWVSFNLPPVLAAAESMGIDLYITTSRRTSAAACEVLELLVPLYSSVRMLLIASKDEFNPVPGMLGLCSRLFVTDDSVSMVSEAITAGREVFLMRAGRRGGARTVLQDATAWLARRGLLPGRLLWGKPRFDALFDLLKRRGLLNEMSGRALRRPMDEGSSPHADGPALNEARRAAEWILERW from the coding sequence ATGCCGACCGAGCGCATCACAAGACGAGACACGGCGCTCTCCGGACCGTCGTTGATCTTCATAATGAGCGACCTGATCCGCGGTCATATTTCGCAGAGCCGCGGTCTTTCCGGGTGGCTGTCGCGCTTTACGGGGGCCGACGTCGTGGAGATGGACGTCCCCGCGATCGAGGGCAAAAGGCGGGTGGAGCTGCTGAAGATCAAGGGGCGCAGGCTGCCCGCGATGAAGTCGCTGGACCTGCTTGCGTGGCTGGACGAGACGGGCGGCGCTCCTCTCTTCGAGACCGCGAGGAGGGAGCTGGCCTCGCGCGGGCTTTCCGGGGACGGCGCCCTGTTCGTGGCGGCGGGAAGCTCGGCCGCGCCCTTCGCTCTCGCCTTATCCAGGATAGTCCGAGGGAGGTCGTGCGTCCTGATGACCCCGTCGGCCATCCCTCCCTCGTCGTTCGACTTCGCCGTGGTCCCCTGGCACGATCACCCTCGCCCCGAGCTGAACGTCCTGACCACGTTGGGGGCGCCCAACGCCATCTTCCCCGACGAGCTCGAGAGGCGCGGGTGGGAGCTGGCGGAGCTATATCCGCCATTCGAGGGCTCGAAGGGCACGTGGGGACTGATGATAGGCGGTGACGACGTCAACTACGAGATCTCGGCCGAGTGGGTATCGTTCAACCTGCCTCCCGTACTTGCGGCGGCGGAGAGCATGGGGATCGACCTGTACATCACGACATCCAGGCGGACGTCGGCTGCGGCCTGCGAGGTGCTGGAGCTGCTGGTCCCCCTGTACTCCTCCGTGCGGATGCTGCTGATAGCCTCCAAGGACGAATTCAACCCAGTGCCGGGAATGCTCGGCCTCTGCTCGCGACTGTTCGTGACGGACGACTCCGTCTCGATGGTGTCGGAGGCGATCACCGCGGGCAGGGAGGTCTTCCTGATGAGGGCGGGCAGAAGGGGCGGAGCGCGCACCGTCCTGCAGGACGCGACCGCGTGGCTGGCGCGCAGGGGCTTGCTTCCGGGGAGGCTCCTCTGGGGCAAGCCGCGCTTCGACGCGCTGTTCGACCTGCTGAAGAGGCGCGGCCTGCTGAACGAGATGAGCGGCCGAGCGCTGAGAAGGCCGATGGACGAGGGTTCATCCCCCCACGCCGACGGCCCCGCCCTTAACGAGGCCCGCAGGGCGGCGGAGTGGATTTTGGAGAGGTGGG